One genomic region from Flexibacter flexilis DSM 6793 encodes:
- the metK gene encoding methionine adenosyltransferase: MPYLFTSESVSEGHPDKVADQISDAILDAMLAQDPNSRVACETLVTTGLVVVAGEITTNAYVDIHDVVRKTISKIGYTKAEYQFEANSAGIINSLHSQSADIAQGVDEGAEKEQGAGDQGMMFGYASKETPEFMPMALAFSHRLVKELANIRKNESAVMSYLRPDAKAQVTIEYDDNHKPVRIDTIVVSTQHDDFADDATMLAKIKADVINIVVPRVIPANLLDANTKYHINPTGKFVIGGPHGDSGLTGRKIIVDTYGGKGAHGGGAFSGKDSSKVDRSAAYAARHIAKNMVAAGVADEVLIQVAYAIGVAAPVSLTVNTYGTSKVALTDGQIAEKLLGIFDMRPKAIVERLGLKNPIFSESAAYGHMGRESYAKEVEFNIVEVKEANGVKEETRRKTLRPVEFFTWEKLDYVDKVKAAFGL, translated from the coding sequence ATGCCGTATTTATTCACGTCCGAGTCGGTATCAGAGGGACACCCAGATAAAGTAGCAGATCAAATTTCAGACGCTATTCTTGATGCCATGTTGGCGCAAGACCCAAACTCGCGCGTAGCTTGCGAGACTTTAGTAACGACAGGTTTGGTGGTGGTTGCTGGTGAAATTACCACAAACGCCTATGTAGATATTCACGACGTAGTTCGTAAGACTATTTCTAAAATTGGTTATACCAAAGCCGAATACCAGTTTGAAGCCAATTCGGCGGGTATCATCAACTCTTTGCACAGCCAGTCAGCAGACATCGCGCAAGGCGTGGACGAAGGGGCTGAAAAAGAGCAAGGTGCAGGCGATCAAGGCATGATGTTTGGTTATGCTTCGAAAGAAACACCTGAATTTATGCCAATGGCGTTGGCGTTCTCGCACCGTTTGGTGAAAGAATTGGCCAATATTCGCAAAAATGAATCGGCTGTAATGTCGTATTTGCGTCCAGATGCCAAAGCACAAGTTACCATCGAATACGATGACAACCATAAGCCAGTACGCATTGATACGATTGTTGTTTCTACACAACACGACGACTTTGCCGACGACGCTACGATGCTTGCCAAAATCAAAGCAGACGTAATCAATATCGTAGTGCCTCGCGTAATTCCTGCTAACTTGCTTGATGCCAACACCAAATATCACATCAACCCAACAGGTAAATTTGTGATTGGTGGGCCTCACGGTGATTCTGGCCTTACGGGTCGTAAAATCATCGTGGACACTTACGGCGGAAAAGGTGCACACGGTGGCGGCGCATTTTCGGGTAAAGATTCCTCTAAAGTAGATAGAAGTGCGGCTTACGCGGCGCGTCATATCGCCAAAAACATGGTAGCTGCTGGCGTAGCAGACGAAGTGCTTATCCAAGTGGCTTATGCTATCGGGGTGGCTGCTCCTGTTTCGCTTACCGTAAACACGTACGGCACAAGCAAAGTAGCCTTGACAGATGGCCAAATCGCCGAGAAATTATTAGGAATTTTTGATATGCGCCCAAAAGCAATCGTAGAACGTTTGGGACTTAAAAACCCAATCTTCTCAGAATCTGCGGCTTACGGCCACATGGGACGCGAATCTTATGCCAAAGAAGTAGAATTTAATATCGTAGAAGTAAAAGAAGCCAACGGCGTGAAAGAAGAAACACGTCGCAAAACGCTTCGCCCTGTGGAGTTCTTCACTTGGGAAAAACTCGATTACGTGGACAAAGTAAAAGCCGCTTTCGGTTTATAA
- a CDS encoding redoxin domain-containing protein, whose amino-acid sequence MALQKGDKAPDFKLLNTDKQEVSLDSFKGKNLVILFFPLAFTSVCTAELCGMRDNIAEYAKLNCEVVGISVDSPFTLGKFREAEQLPFQLLSDFNKEVSASYESLYENFVLGLKGVSKRSAFVVDKDGVVQYAEVLENAGEVPNFENVKATLASLQ is encoded by the coding sequence ATGGCACTTCAAAAAGGCGACAAAGCCCCTGATTTCAAATTACTTAACACCGACAAACAAGAAGTTTCGTTGGATTCTTTCAAAGGTAAAAACCTTGTTATTTTATTTTTCCCCTTGGCTTTTACCAGCGTTTGTACTGCCGAGCTATGCGGTATGCGCGACAACATCGCCGAATACGCCAAACTTAACTGCGAAGTAGTAGGCATTTCGGTGGATTCGCCTTTCACGTTGGGCAAATTCCGCGAAGCCGAACAACTGCCGTTCCAATTGCTTTCGGATTTCAACAAAGAAGTTTCGGCCAGCTACGAAAGTTTGTACGAAAACTTTGTGTTGGGGCTAAAAGGCGTGTCGAAACGCTCGGCTTTCGTGGTGGACAAAGACGGTGTAGTACAATACGCCGAAGTGCTGGAAAACGCTGGCGAAGTTCCTAATTTCGAGAACGTAAAAGCGACGTTGGCTTCTTTGCAATAA
- a CDS encoding LTA synthase family protein — protein MKSIHYRLLVQRLLWLLAAYSLLRLFFLGINYNEFRQANFGQIAQALLSGLRFDVAAITWINAIFVLLSILPFRWLDSPVYQRILKILFLASNLPFLLLNAVDIFFFKFTARRTSAEILRIAGDVLHQTPQLLRNYWFVPLGVGLLAWAIWKLYPNYKADKPSKILPAWKGWLAILPIAILCVLAIRSSLAIKPLQEGHAFNITPTELGNVVLNTPFVFLKTLDNETIERLHYFPNNQEITKLIAKPLSENPNPTPTRQNVVVIILESFGSEYLGTGNPYKGYMPFLDSLAREGLFFKNAYANGRRSIEAMAAIMAGVPSLMNDAYISSGFQGNHLYGLGTALRENGYQTAFFHGGTNGTMNFDMFAKLAGFQKYYGQNEYPNKADFDGNWGIFDESFLQFTAQQLSGMQQPFGAGIFTLSSHQPYTIPPQHQGRFPKGTIAVHESLGYADYSLKQFFRAAAQTDWYNNTVFVLTADHTQESQEVAYQTELGNYDVPMIWFSPQKRYPAHTDTARAVQHLDIMPSVLDYLGLTPRERHYFGSSIFGKMQPEIINRSDGHYLYINPPYYLHLYADGKTALFDYKTQKPFNEALTVQQQQVLQVEENRLKAYLQYYNNGLLDNNWYHFTNKPTLSDK, from the coding sequence ATGAAATCAATTCATTACAGACTTTTGGTGCAGCGACTTTTGTGGTTGCTGGCGGCTTATAGTCTCTTACGATTATTTTTTCTTGGAATAAATTACAACGAATTTCGACAAGCGAATTTCGGACAAATCGCGCAAGCCTTGCTTTCGGGTCTGCGCTTTGATGTGGCGGCGATTACGTGGATAAATGCAATTTTCGTTTTGCTTTCAATTTTGCCGTTTCGGTGGTTGGACAGCCCAGTTTATCAACGCATACTCAAAATTTTATTTTTGGCCAGCAACTTGCCTTTTCTGTTGCTCAATGCCGTTGATATTTTCTTTTTCAAATTCACGGCGCGGCGCACTTCCGCCGAAATCCTGCGCATAGCGGGCGACGTGCTGCACCAAACGCCCCAACTGCTGCGCAATTATTGGTTTGTGCCGTTGGGCGTTGGGCTGCTGGCTTGGGCGATTTGGAAACTTTACCCCAACTACAAAGCCGACAAGCCAAGCAAGATTTTGCCCGCGTGGAAAGGCTGGTTAGCTATTTTGCCCATTGCGATTTTGTGTGTGCTGGCGATTCGTTCTTCGTTGGCTATCAAGCCTTTGCAAGAAGGACATGCGTTTAACATTACGCCGACCGAGTTGGGAAATGTGGTATTGAATACGCCTTTTGTTTTCCTCAAAACCTTAGACAACGAAACCATTGAGCGGCTGCATTATTTCCCCAACAACCAAGAAATAACAAAGCTCATTGCCAAACCTTTGTCCGAAAATCCGAATCCTACGCCTACGCGCCAAAACGTGGTCGTGATTATTTTGGAAAGTTTCGGGTCGGAATACTTGGGGACGGGCAATCCGTACAAAGGTTATATGCCGTTTTTGGATTCGTTGGCACGCGAAGGGCTATTTTTCAAAAATGCGTACGCCAATGGCCGCCGCTCGATTGAGGCGATGGCCGCGATAATGGCGGGCGTGCCGTCGCTGATGAACGATGCTTATATTTCGTCGGGTTTTCAGGGCAATCATTTGTACGGCTTGGGCACGGCTCTGCGCGAAAACGGCTACCAAACGGCGTTTTTTCATGGCGGCACAAATGGCACAATGAACTTTGACATGTTCGCCAAACTTGCTGGTTTTCAGAAATATTACGGACAAAATGAATACCCGAACAAAGCCGATTTTGATGGCAATTGGGGTATTTTTGACGAATCGTTTTTGCAGTTTACCGCCCAACAACTTTCGGGCATGCAACAGCCTTTCGGGGCGGGAATTTTTACGCTTAGTTCGCACCAACCTTACACGATTCCGCCGCAACACCAAGGCCGTTTTCCAAAAGGAACAATTGCCGTACATGAATCTTTGGGCTATGCGGATTATTCGCTCAAGCAGTTTTTTAGGGCGGCCGCTCAAACGGATTGGTACAATAATACTGTTTTTGTGCTTACCGCCGACCATACGCAAGAGTCGCAAGAGGTTGCTTACCAGACAGAACTGGGCAATTATGATGTGCCGATGATTTGGTTTTCGCCACAAAAACGCTATCCAGCACACACGGACACGGCTCGCGCAGTGCAACACCTTGACATTATGCCTTCGGTTTTGGATTATTTGGGGCTGACGCCTCGCGAAAGACATTATTTTGGAAGTTCTATTTTTGGGAAAATGCAGCCTGAAATTATCAATCGCAGTGACGGACATTATTTGTACATAAATCCGCCATATTATTTACATTTATACGCAGACGGCAAGACAGCTTTATTTGATTATAAAACACAAAAACCATTCAATGAAGCACTTACAGTTCAACAACAACAAGTATTGCAAGTTGAAGAAAACCGTCTGAAAGCCTATTTACAGTATTATAACAATGGATTATTAGACAATAATTGGTATCATTTTACCAATAAGCCAACTTTATCAGACAAATAA